The window GGCACGGGAAGAATGCTAAAGAAAAACTTTATCAAAAAATTGTCAATCGACTTCGCAATTCATTAAAGTTAAAAGTAGTTTTGCAAACAGCAGTAGATGAAGTAACTGAGTTATTCAAGGTAGAAACTTGTACCTTTTTGTGGTATTACCAAGATACCGAAAGGGTAAAAGTAGAATGCGAATCAAGTAAAACAGCTACGGATAAGTCGCTATTAGGATATCACGCTTTGTCGGACTTTGGGGAGCTTGCCAGAGATATTGTCGCTAGTCAATTAATTATTAATTTTGGGAAAGCTCAAGCTGAGGTTAATTTATTTGGGAAAATAGTCGGCTTTTTGCGGGGAGTGAAAGCGAAGCAGAAAGCAAAAAAGCAAGCAATTTGGGGTTATCAAGCTTGTTTATTGGTTCCGGTGACGGGGATGAAAGAACAAACAGGTTTTATCTGTTGTCTTGACAAAAAACCTCGTTTGTGGTTAAAAGCAGAAGTAGAATTTCTTCAGTCAATAGCTCAAGCCTTAGAAATAGCGATCGCCCAAGCGCAATTATACGAACAAACCCAAAAACAAGCAACTAGAGAGCGACTGGTAAACGAAATTGTCAGTCACATTCGTTCGAGTTTAGATTTAGAAACAATTGTCACCAGGGCGATCGCCGAGTTACTCTCAGCCTTAGAAATAGATCGCTGTTTAATTCATTTAAAAGAAGCTCGCGCAGAAAAGTTAAGAAACACTGAAGATATTAATCGAGACACAGCCTACCGCAGCAAATATCTTTATGAAGTGTGTCGCGAAGGATGGCAACCTTCATTAGAATATTTCGATCCTAACGGACCGATCTCTCAATGGGTAATTGAAAATCAAGAGGAAGTAGCGATCGTCGATATTACCAAAGATTCCCGCATTGGAGAAAATAACCGAGAGTACCAACAAGCGGAGATTAAATCATCTCTGGTAGTTCCGGTACAAACAAATGGCAAACTACAAGCAATTTTATATCTCAACCAATGCACTCACCAGAGATATTGGTCAAAAAACGACATTCAATTAGCCCAAGCTGTAGCAGATCGACTAGCGATCGCCATTCAACAAGCTCATTTATACGCCGAAAAAGAAGCCCAAGCCCAACAACTCGCCCATACCCTCAAAGAATTACAACTTACCCAAAGCCAACTGATTCAAAACGAAAAAATGTTGAGCTTGAGTCAAATGGTAGCAGGTGTAGCCCACGAACTCAATAACCCAATTAACTTTATCTCGGCGAATATTCCTTATCTAGAACATTACACGAACTCGTTGATTCAGTTAGTTCAAGCTTATCAACAAGAAACCACCCAGAGTGACGATCTTGCTAAACTCACTCAAGACATCGAACTAGACTTCTTACTCGCAGACTTACCGAAGATTTTAGCTTCGATGAAATCTGGTGCAGAAAGAATTCAAGAAATCGTGCAATTGTTGCAAAACTTTACCCGTCAAAACCAAGCATCGCTAAAGTCAGTAGACATTCACGCAGCCTTAGAAAGTACCCTAGCAATTTTATCCAGCCAAATTGATAACATTCACATCGAGCGTAAATACGGCAATCTACCTTTAGTAGAATGTTATCCCAAAGCAATGAATCAAGTCTTTCTGAGCTTGCTTACCAACGCCCTCGAAGCTTTAGCGCGAGATCCCAACACCGAGAAAAAAATTATTATTCATACCGAATTAATTAACTGTAACGGCAAAGCCGACCGAATCGAAATCGCGATCGCCGATAATGGTCCCGGGATACCCACAGCTTTACATTCGAGAATTTTCGATCCCTTTTTTACCACCAAAGACGTAGGTCAAGGTCGGGGCTTAGGTTTGACCGCAAGTTATCATACAATTGTCAACCAACACAAGGGTAAATTAGAAGTCAATTCTCAACTCAATCAAGGCGCAAAATTTACCATTGAAATTCCCCTCAAACAACATCACCAGTCGAGCCGCGACCGACTAATGTTAGGATGAGTAGGTTTAAAGCGCCATTAATTGGCTACAGTTAGCTGCTTATGTCTGTTGCGCCTCGTTCGTTAGGTAATACAAAAAGCCGTCGATCTCGAAAAATGATTAATTCCGAGCGATCGACAAACAATAAAGTATCTCGACATCCTCATTATAGTACAAAAGTACAGAAAAACAAGCGTACTGGAAAAAAAGTAGCCATGTTAGCGACGCGATCGCCAGTTCGGGTGCTGGGCTTTGCCCAATCGCGGAAAATGCCTTTATGGTTACGCTTACTGATGTTACTTCAGTACAGTTCCTCCGTCGTTACCTTTTCCCTCGTAACAGCAACGTTAATTATTTATGCCTGGACAGTATATACCCAGCAACAATGGAGTAAAGAGTACAAAAAGCTGGAAACCTTACAGCGTAACGAACGACAATTAACTACCACCAACGAAAGCTTAAAAAACCAACTCGCCGAACAAGCAGAAAGCCCCGAAGCAGGATTAGTACCACCCAATCCCAGTAACACCATATTTTTAACCCCAACTCCAGAACAACGTTCTTTTATTGACACCGAAACAGTGAATCAAGAACCTCGCGATCAAACTAATACTCCTCTGGGGTATTAGGGACTGGCGAGGAGGTGATTGGGGAGGAGGTGATTGGGTATTAGGGACTGGGGAGGAGGTGATTGGGGAGGAGGAAGACAAGGAAGACAAGGAGGAAGTGGAGAGCAAACTGTTCACTGATAATTGATAACTGAGAACTGATAATTGATAACTGAGAACTGAGAACTGATAACTGAGAACTGAGAACTGATAACTGATAACTGATAACTGATAACTGATAACTGATAATTGATAACTGAGAACTGATAACTGAGAACTGATAACTGAGAACTGATAACTGATAGATAACTGATAATTGATAACTGAGAACTGATAACTGAGAACTGATAACTGAGAACTGAGAACTGAGAACTGAGAACTGAGAACTGATAACTGATAACTGAGAACTGATAACTGAGAACTGAGAACTGATAACTGATAACTGATAACTGATAACTGATAACTGATAACTGATAACTGATAACTGATAACTGATTTCCTAATCCCCTCAATCTTGTTAACTACCAATGAACCATGACTAAAGTAAAGCGTCGCGTCAAGAAAAACAGCACTCAAACTGCGATTCCCAAAGAAAAAAACGGTGGAGGGAAAGTAGTAGCATTGAGCGATCGCATCCCAGTAAGTTTACCGAAGAAAAGGTTATTGTTAGTTTGGGGAATTATTTTGGCAGCAGGTTTAGGTTTAGGATTAAATTTATATCGTCTGCAAATAGTTCGCGCCCCGGTACTAGAAGAAAAAGCGCGACAACAACAGATGGTTTATATGCGTCCTTATATTCCTAGACGACCGATAATAGACCGTCAAGGGACAATTCTCGCTACCGATAGATTAGTTTACAGTTTGTATGCTCATCCTAAACTTTTTAAGATTTCCCGTGAGGAAATGGCGGTTAAACTGGCTGGAATCCTACCTAACAAAACAACTGAAGAGTTAGTGTCAAAATTTAATCAATCAGAAAGTGGTATTCGCTTGGTTTATTCCTTACCGGAAGAAATCGCTGACAAAATATCAGCTCTTTCTCTCGATGGTATAGAATTGCTGAGACAGTATTCACGACTTTATCCCCAACAGGAATTAGCATCTGAGGTGGTGGGATATGTGGATATGGATCATCGCGGTCAAGCAGGAGTAGAATACAGCCAGCAAAAACTACTCGAACGGGCAGTATTAACTCTACAACTAAATCGGGCGGGAAATGGAGCATTAATGCCAGCCCATCTACCAGAAGGCTTTTTAAACTACGATGAGTTACAGTTGCAGCTTACTCTTGATTTGCGCTTACAAAGAGTGGCAAACTTGGCTCTCAAGCAAAAATTAGCTGAATTTGATGCTAAACGGGGTAGTGTCATCGTTATGGACGTGCGCGATGGCTCAATTTTAGCTTTAGTTTGCGAACCGAGTTATAACCCAAATCAGTATTACAACTATGATGTGGGATTATTCCGTAATTGGACAATAACTGATGTTTACGAACCAGGTTCGACATTTAAACCAATTAATGTCGCGATCGCACTCGATGCAGGGGCGATCCAACCAAATAGCGTTTTTTACGACCAAGGTTTAATTAAAATCGATACTTGGGAAATCGCTAATTACGATTACTATACCAGAGGAGCTTACGGGAATATCAACGTTACCCAAATTCTCGAAACTTCTAACAACGTGGGGATGGTACAAATTATTAAACAAATGAAAGCTGCTACTTTCTACGGGGCTTTAGAAAGACTGGGAATAGAGGAAAGAATGGGAATCGATCTTCCTGGAGAAGCTGGGGGACAACTCAAAGATAGAAATCAATTTCTCGCTTCTGAGGTAGAAGCAGCAACCACTTCGTTTGGTCAAGGTTTTTCCTTAACACCTTTGAAATTAGCACAACTACAAGCGGCGATCGCTAATGGTGGTAAATTAGTTACTCCTCATGTAATTCGTGGTTTAGTCGATCCTCAAGGAAATTACCAGTATAAACCCCGCTTACAAACTAAACCTGTTTTTTCTCCCGAAACCAGCCAAACTGTTTTACAAATGATGGAAAGTGTGGTAGCAAATGGCACAGGTAAAACGGCGGCTATTCCTGGTTATCGCATCGCTGGTAAAACTGGTACTGCACAAAAAGCGAGTCCTAGTGGTGGTTACTCGGAAACTGCTAAAATTACCAGTTTTGTTGGAATTTTACCTGTGGAGTCTCCTCGTTATGTGGTTGTCGCTGTGGTAGATGAACCAAAACGAGATAATGCTTTTGGTTCTACTGTCGCTGCACCGATTGTTAAATCAGTTATGGAGTCTTTAATCGCTATTGAGGGTATTCCTCCGGCTGGTTTTCAGTAATTGGGGACCCTTGGATTGGGGACCCTTGGATTGGGGATTGGGGACTGGGAGAGGGGGGAGACAAGGGGGACAAGGGAGACAAGGGAGACAAGGGAGACAAGGGAGACAAGGGAGACAAGGGAGACAAGGGAGACAAGGGAGACAAGGGAGACAAGGGAGACAAGGGAGACAAGGGAGACAAGGGAGACAAGGGGGACAAGGGGGACAAGGAGGATAAACAAGATAACTGCTCACTGATAACTGCTCACTGGTAACTGCTCACTGCTAACTGTTCACTGCTAACTTCCAGTCCCTAATCCCCAATCACCTCCTCCCCAATCACCTCCTCCCCAGTCACCAGTCCCCAATTACCGTTAACAAAAAATTGGGTTTAAAGCCTCGCCGTTCTACGGTGACTTTGATTGAGAAGAAACTGGAAAATTAGTACAATAGTCGTTCTTCGAGTAGAACTAAAGTCTACGCGATGAATCGCTCTAGTAAGGAGAAATCCCGGTAAGTAAGTCCGGCGGCTAAACATAGCGTCAGTACGGCTAAACCACTGCAAGCTTTCTTCAGAGCGAGGAGCGTACTAAATTAGCTAAGTGATGGATGTTTGAAAGCATGAAACTAAAAAAAGTAAGCGCAATATATGCGGCTATATGCCAACATATTGAGCGTCTAGAGGCAACTTGACTATGCCTGCAAGAGTTCGACGATCGCTACTTGTGAATCTCCGTCTCTTTAGAGCCCAGAGAAGTCAACTAATCAAACTTTTCTTGACTTGTGCCAACAATTGTGCTTCATTTTCACTAGGATCGAGGCAAAATAAGCCTTGACAAACTAAGGCGATCGCGGAATTGGGTAATTCGTTTGCTAATTTGAAGCTACAGGTGGGGAAATATTGACTTTTCAAGCGAGTTAGGTATTCGCTGGTAGTTCGGACGAGAGTAGCATGGAGATACCAGTCGAGGGCTGTAAACAAGCTAGGACAAGCTTGAGGGGCTTTTTCCATGATGCTACTAAAAGAGTGTAAAGCAAGTTCGGCGCGATCGCGCAATTCTGGGTCTTGATTAATGACGAAGAAACGTAATAAATTAGCGATCGCCACTCCATTTGCGGCTGGGGTAGCATTATCGGTATAACTGCGTTCTCGTACTAACAGATCGTTGCTACTATCTTTGGCAGTGTTATAGTAACCTCCCGTTTCTATACTCCACAAATATTCGTCAAATTCCGCTTGAACTTCCATCGCTTTTTCCAACCATTGAGTTTCTTCGGGTAGACAAGCTTGTAAATCTAAAAGTGCTTTAATAAAGAAAGCATAATCTTCCGACTGTGCTAAAATTGCTGGTTTTCCCTCATAATTTAAGCGATGAAAACGTCCATTTACCCACTGACGATCTAAAATAAAATTAGCAGCGCGAATAGCTAATTCCCAATAAGATTTTTC of the Oscillatoria salina IIICB1 genome contains:
- a CDS encoding GAF domain-containing sensor histidine kinase; translation: MNDVKTVTENDCLPKCLVAKLTDTFQVPTSWMMYPQKLKKTNSFLARIQFWHGKNAKEKLYQKIVNRLRNSLKLKVVLQTAVDEVTELFKVETCTFLWYYQDTERVKVECESSKTATDKSLLGYHALSDFGELARDIVASQLIINFGKAQAEVNLFGKIVGFLRGVKAKQKAKKQAIWGYQACLLVPVTGMKEQTGFICCLDKKPRLWLKAEVEFLQSIAQALEIAIAQAQLYEQTQKQATRERLVNEIVSHIRSSLDLETIVTRAIAELLSALEIDRCLIHLKEARAEKLRNTEDINRDTAYRSKYLYEVCREGWQPSLEYFDPNGPISQWVIENQEEVAIVDITKDSRIGENNREYQQAEIKSSLVVPVQTNGKLQAILYLNQCTHQRYWSKNDIQLAQAVADRLAIAIQQAHLYAEKEAQAQQLAHTLKELQLTQSQLIQNEKMLSLSQMVAGVAHELNNPINFISANIPYLEHYTNSLIQLVQAYQQETTQSDDLAKLTQDIELDFLLADLPKILASMKSGAERIQEIVQLLQNFTRQNQASLKSVDIHAALESTLAILSSQIDNIHIERKYGNLPLVECYPKAMNQVFLSLLTNALEALARDPNTEKKIIIHTELINCNGKADRIEIAIADNGPGIPTALHSRIFDPFFTTKDVGQGRGLGLTASYHTIVNQHKGKLEVNSQLNQGAKFTIEIPLKQHHQSSRDRLMLG
- a CDS encoding peptidoglycan D,D-transpeptidase FtsI family protein, producing the protein MTKVKRRVKKNSTQTAIPKEKNGGGKVVALSDRIPVSLPKKRLLLVWGIILAAGLGLGLNLYRLQIVRAPVLEEKARQQQMVYMRPYIPRRPIIDRQGTILATDRLVYSLYAHPKLFKISREEMAVKLAGILPNKTTEELVSKFNQSESGIRLVYSLPEEIADKISALSLDGIELLRQYSRLYPQQELASEVVGYVDMDHRGQAGVEYSQQKLLERAVLTLQLNRAGNGALMPAHLPEGFLNYDELQLQLTLDLRLQRVANLALKQKLAEFDAKRGSVIVMDVRDGSILALVCEPSYNPNQYYNYDVGLFRNWTITDVYEPGSTFKPINVAIALDAGAIQPNSVFYDQGLIKIDTWEIANYDYYTRGAYGNINVTQILETSNNVGMVQIIKQMKAATFYGALERLGIEERMGIDLPGEAGGQLKDRNQFLASEVEAATTSFGQGFSLTPLKLAQLQAAIANGGKLVTPHVIRGLVDPQGNYQYKPRLQTKPVFSPETSQTVLQMMESVVANGTGKTAAIPGYRIAGKTGTAQKASPSGGYSETAKITSFVGILPVESPRYVVVAVVDEPKRDNAFGSTVAAPIVKSVMESLIAIEGIPPAGFQ